The Coregonus clupeaformis isolate EN_2021a chromosome 20, ASM2061545v1, whole genome shotgun sequence genome contains a region encoding:
- the LOC121533330 gene encoding biogenesis of lysosome-related organelles complex-1 subunit 2 yields MAATGEEAAAMDSISRVSLAHPTVLSLGGSSEPRGEPGETTSEGQEVVPAAPKKPINSSDGGVETAEEAVEPAEPDINELCTDMFDKMAVFLQGELTGTCEDYHLLENMNKLTSLKYMEMKDISINITRNLQDLNHKYASLQPYLDQINQIEEQVSSLEQAAYKLDTYSKKLEAKFKKLEKR; encoded by the exons ATGGCGGCCACGGGAGAGGAGGCTGCTGCGATGGACAGCATCTCCAGAGTTTCCCTGGCCCATCCCACCGTCCTCAGCCTGGGAGGGAGCTCAGAACCCCGAGGAGAGCCTGGCGAGACTACCTCTGAGGGCCAGGAGGTTGTGCCTGCGGCGCCCAAGAAGCCCATCAACAGCA GTGACGGTGGGGTGGAGACTGCAGAGGAGGCTGTAGAGCCAGCAGAGCCAGACATCAATGAACTCTGTACAGACATGTTCGATAAGATGGCTGTCTTCCTACAAGGAGAACtcactg GCACCTGTGAGGACTATCATCTACTGGAGAACATGAACAAGCTGACCAGTCTGAAGTACATGGAGATGAAAGACATCAGCATCAACATCACCAGGAACCTGCAGGACCTCAACCACAAGT ACGCCAGCCTGCAGCCCTACTTAGACCAGATAAATCAAATAGAGGAACAAGTGTCATCTCTGGAGCAGGCCGCTTACAAACTGGACACCTACTCCAAGAAGCTGG AGGCCAAGTTCAAGAAACTGGAGAAGCGATGA